The window AACAGCGCTCTGACCTCCATGGTAAGTCTGATCAGGATGGAACCAGGGTGGTGGACTGTCACCGCTGGACAGAATAGTACCGGCACCGGGTCCGTTGTTACCTGCTGCTACACTGTGGAAGACACCCGCAGTAAGGAGATTTTCCTCAGCTGTGCGGAGAGTGGTATTCCCATGTGCTCTACCGAGTGACATCGAAAGAACCGAAGCGCCGTTATCAGTTCCGAATTCCATGGCTTCTATCCATGTAAGATATGATGAGCCACCCGTGTAATCGATGCGAAGCCCCATGAGAGTAGCTCCTGGAGCAACTCCGGTTTCAGTACCCTGCTCGCCATCACCACAAACCGATCCTGAACAGTGTGTCCCATGACCGTGAGCATCCATTGGATCGTCATCTCCATCGAAGAAATCCCATCCGTAGTGATAACCTGCACCTGTGTCATGCCACATGTTGTTGTGAAGATCGGGGTGATTGTAATCTACGCCTGTATCTATCACACCGACAATAACACCTGTACCATTGTATCCGAGTGCCCAGACATCATCAGCGTTGATCTGGGTGACGCTCCAGGTTATCGCCTTGTCAAGTTCCTCGTGAGTTGAGGGATGAACATCGACAGGTTCGATAAGCCCCGCGTCTTCATGCGCAGCCATTTCTATAAGAGAAACATCGGCTCGAAGAGATATCTGAAGGATAACTGATGGGGTGGCTTCGCAGTAGACAGCGTTGGACAGCCACAGCGATACGATATTTCTAACACAGTCCGATGAGTAAATTTCCAGATCCTCAATAATTCCGTCCTGAGATGTCTCGGCAATCATCTTCAGGGCATCAACGACGAACTCCTGTCTCTCCGAGCGGGTCATATCCACCGTTGCTGCATCGATCCATCCGGCATCAAGCTCACCATGAGCCAGAATGAATACGGGAATAAGCTCAATGTTACTGGAGGAATCCATCAGGTTCTGAAGATCGGGATGGATGGTTCCGGCAAATGCAAGAGCTGTTAAGCAAAATAGGATAAAAAGATATTTCACAAACACTCCTCTCTCTGTTTGAATTCATATGGATATTGTAAGAATAATCAGTAGCCTTACACTACGCAATGCATCTGTGCTAAGTTAAATATTCTTAGAGTGAGGAGATTGTCAATAAAAAGATAAAGACAAAACATGTTAATACTCCTCAATCAGGCAGGAGTGAATGATGGTCTCATCAAAACACCAGAAGCCGGAATTGGCGCTGCGCGCCATGCCCGGCGCACACTGAAAAGAGGGTACCCTTTCGAGTACCCTCTTTCTGATGTCGAACTGTGATTTACCTGATAATTGTCATTCTTGATGACACTGTTCTGCCGTCAACACTGGCACGAACAAAGTATACGCCGTTGCCTATTCCGGATGGAACCATCCAGTTGTATGCATGTGTTCCACTGGATACTTCGCTTGAGCTGATGCTGGCGACTCTTCGTCCTGAGATATCGAACACGCTGATATCAGAAGTACCCGCTCTGGAAGTACAAA of the Candidatus Aegiribacteria sp. genome contains:
- a CDS encoding S8 family serine peptidase, whose amino-acid sequence is MKYLFILFCLTALAFAGTIHPDLQNLMDSSSNIELIPVFILAHGELDAGWIDAATVDMTRSERQEFVVDALKMIAETSQDGIIEDLEIYSSDCVRNIVSLWLSNAVYCEATPSVILQISLRADVSLIEMAAHEDAGLIEPVDVHPSTHEELDKAITWSVTQINADDVWALGYNGTGVIVGVIDTGVDYNHPDLHNNMWHDTGAGYHYGWDFFDGDDDPMDAHGHGTHCSGSVCGDGEQGTETGVAPGATLMGLRIDYTGGSSYLTWIEAMEFGTDNGASVLSMSLGRAHGNTTLRTAEENLLTAGVFHSVAAGNNGPGAGTILSSGDSPPPWFHPDQTYHGGQSAV